The following coding sequences lie in one Xanthomonas hyacinthi genomic window:
- the ilvD gene encoding dihydroxy-acid dehydratase, which translates to MPDYRSKTSTHGRNMAGARALWRATGMQDADFHKPIIAIANSFTQFVPGHVHLKDLGQLVAREIERVGGVAKEFDTIAVDDGIAMGHDGMLYSLPSREIIADSVEYMVNAHCADALVCISNCDKITPGMLMAALRLNIPTVFVSGGPMEAGKTKLADHNLDLIDAMVIAADPTASDEKVAAFERSACPTCGSCSGMFTANSMNCLTEALGLALPGNGTVVATHADREQLFLKAGRTAVELCHRWYGAEDPTALPRGIATFAAFENAMTLDIAMGGSTNTILHLLAAAQEGEVPFTLRDIDRLSRHVPQLCKVAPNIQKYHIEDVHRAGGILAILGELARGGLLHTEQATVHSRTLADAIAQWDITQTDDDAVHTFYKAGPAGIPTQIAFSQATRWPTLDADRQAGCIRDVAHAYSQEGGLAVLYGNIALDGCVVKTAGVDESIHVFEGNAKVFESQDSAVKGILADEVKAGDVVVIRYEGPKGGPGMQEMLYPTSYLKSKGLGKQCALLTDGRFSGGTSGLSIGHASPEAAAGGAIGLVRDGDRILIDIPNRRIDLLVDDAELAARRTAQDAQGWKPVEVRPRKVTTALKAYALLATSADKGAVRDKAMLDG; encoded by the coding sequence ATGCCCGACTATCGCTCCAAGACCTCCACCCACGGCCGCAACATGGCCGGCGCACGCGCGCTGTGGCGCGCCACCGGCATGCAGGATGCCGACTTCCACAAGCCGATCATCGCCATCGCCAATTCCTTCACCCAGTTCGTGCCCGGCCACGTGCACCTGAAGGATCTGGGCCAGCTGGTCGCGCGCGAGATCGAGCGCGTCGGCGGCGTGGCCAAGGAATTCGACACCATCGCCGTGGACGACGGCATCGCCATGGGCCACGACGGCATGCTGTATTCGCTGCCCAGCCGCGAGATCATCGCCGACTCGGTGGAGTACATGGTCAACGCGCACTGCGCCGATGCGCTGGTGTGCATCTCCAATTGCGACAAGATCACCCCCGGCATGCTGATGGCCGCGCTGCGCCTCAACATCCCCACCGTGTTCGTGTCCGGCGGGCCGATGGAAGCGGGCAAGACCAAGCTCGCCGACCACAACCTGGACCTGATCGACGCGATGGTGATCGCCGCCGACCCCACCGCCTCCGACGAAAAGGTCGCCGCCTTCGAACGCAGCGCCTGCCCCACCTGCGGCTCGTGCTCGGGCATGTTCACCGCCAATTCGATGAACTGCCTGACCGAAGCGCTGGGCCTGGCCCTGCCCGGCAACGGCACCGTGGTCGCCACCCATGCCGACCGCGAACAGCTGTTCCTGAAGGCCGGGCGCACCGCGGTGGAACTGTGCCACCGCTGGTACGGCGCCGAAGACCCCACCGCGCTGCCGCGCGGCATCGCCACCTTCGCAGCGTTCGAGAACGCGATGACCCTGGACATCGCGATGGGCGGCTCCACCAACACCATCCTGCACCTGCTCGCCGCCGCGCAGGAAGGCGAAGTGCCGTTCACCCTGCGCGACATCGACCGCCTGTCGCGGCACGTGCCGCAGCTGTGCAAGGTCGCGCCGAACATCCAGAAGTACCACATCGAGGACGTGCACCGCGCCGGCGGCATCCTCGCCATCCTCGGCGAACTGGCGCGCGGCGGCCTGCTGCATACCGAGCAGGCCACCGTGCACAGCCGCACCCTCGCCGACGCCATCGCGCAGTGGGACATCACCCAGACCGACGACGACGCCGTGCACACCTTCTACAAGGCCGGCCCGGCCGGCATCCCGACCCAGATCGCCTTCAGCCAGGCCACGCGCTGGCCGACCCTGGACGCCGACCGCCAAGCCGGCTGCATCCGCGACGTCGCCCATGCCTACTCGCAGGAAGGCGGGCTGGCGGTGCTGTACGGCAACATCGCCCTCGACGGCTGCGTGGTCAAGACCGCCGGTGTGGACGAATCGATCCACGTGTTCGAAGGCAACGCCAAGGTGTTCGAGAGCCAGGATTCGGCGGTCAAGGGCATCCTCGCCGACGAAGTGAAGGCCGGCGACGTGGTGGTGATCCGCTACGAAGGCCCCAAGGGCGGCCCCGGCATGCAGGAGATGCTGTACCCCACCTCGTATCTGAAGTCCAAGGGCCTGGGCAAGCAATGCGCCCTGCTCACCGACGGCCGCTTCTCCGGCGGCACCTCCGGCCTGTCGATCGGCCACGCCTCGCCGGAAGCGGCCGCCGGCGGTGCCATCGGCCTGGTCCGCGACGGCGACAGGATCCTGATCGACATCCCCAACCGCCGCATCGACCTGCTGGTCGACGACGCCGAACTGGCCGCGCGCCGCACCGCGCAGGACGCGCAAGGCTGGAAGCCGGTGGAAGTGCGCCCACGCAAGGTCACCACCGCGCTGAAGGCGTATGCGCTACTGGCGACCAGCGCCGACAAGGGTG
- a CDS encoding DUF58 domain-containing protein: MRPAPLLLALLGLWALCGLATALAFLPLWSWQALGAAIGVVAAIDAWRLWRSPTPQLRRELPEALPLGLEREAGLRIDSAQRQTLDVFDLVPSGWWMQGLPRRVTLRAASETHLTYRLRPTARGRFDFPGTHLRLHSAWRLWRQRRVAGAAQTVRVYPNFAPLTRFALFSAEQASRLVGAHLKRRRGEGTDFHQMREYRVGDSLRQIDWKATSRARKLISREYQDEKNQQLLMLIDTGRRMLASESGLSHFDHVLNAALVVSYLALRQGDAVGLMASGGDARWVAPQRGMGTVDALLRASYDLQPQAVATDYLAAATELSLRQRRRSLVMLVSNVRDEDIEDLLAAVRLLQRRHLVCVASLRERALDQALSQDVHDLQQAVQAGAVARYLQQRGDAHDALRSHGVMVLDVTGEELPGALVERYLAVKRDGLL; the protein is encoded by the coding sequence ATGAGACCCGCCCCGCTCCTGCTCGCCCTGCTCGGCCTGTGGGCGCTGTGCGGCCTGGCCACGGCGCTGGCGTTCCTGCCACTGTGGTCGTGGCAGGCGCTGGGTGCGGCGATCGGCGTGGTCGCCGCGATCGATGCATGGCGGCTGTGGCGCAGCCCCACCCCGCAGCTGCGCCGCGAACTGCCCGAGGCCTTGCCGCTGGGCCTGGAACGCGAGGCTGGGCTGCGCATCGACAGCGCGCAGCGGCAGACGCTGGACGTGTTCGACCTGGTGCCCAGCGGCTGGTGGATGCAGGGCCTGCCGCGGCGCGTCACGCTGCGCGCGGCCAGCGAAACCCACCTCACTTACCGGCTGCGCCCGACCGCGCGCGGCCGCTTCGACTTCCCCGGCACGCACCTGCGCCTGCACTCGGCCTGGCGCCTGTGGCGGCAGCGGCGCGTGGCCGGCGCGGCGCAGACCGTGCGCGTGTATCCGAACTTCGCGCCGCTGACCCGCTTCGCCCTGTTCAGCGCCGAACAGGCCTCGCGGCTGGTCGGCGCGCACCTGAAGCGGCGCCGCGGCGAAGGCACCGACTTCCACCAGATGCGCGAATACCGCGTTGGCGACAGCCTGCGCCAGATCGACTGGAAGGCCACCTCGCGCGCGCGCAAGCTGATCTCGCGCGAATACCAGGACGAGAAGAACCAACAGTTGCTGATGCTGATCGACACCGGGCGGCGGATGCTGGCCAGCGAAAGCGGCCTGTCGCATTTCGACCACGTGCTCAACGCCGCGCTGGTGGTGTCGTACCTGGCGCTGCGCCAGGGCGATGCGGTGGGCCTGATGGCCAGCGGCGGCGATGCGCGCTGGGTCGCGCCGCAGCGCGGCATGGGCACCGTCGATGCGCTGCTGCGCGCCAGCTACGACCTGCAGCCGCAGGCGGTGGCCACCGACTACCTGGCCGCGGCCACCGAACTGTCGCTGCGCCAGCGCCGGCGTTCGCTGGTGATGCTGGTCAGCAACGTGCGCGACGAAGACATCGAGGACCTGCTCGCCGCGGTGCGGCTGCTGCAGCGCCGGCACCTGGTGTGCGTGGCCAGCCTGCGCGAGCGTGCGTTGGACCAGGCGCTGAGCCAGGACGTGCACGACCTGCAGCAAGCCGTGCAGGCCGGCGCGGTGGCGCGGTATCTGCAACAACGCGGCGACGCCCACGACGCGCTGCGCAGCCACGGCGTGATGGTGCTCGACGTCACCGGCGAGGAACTGCCGGGCGCGCTGGTGGAACGCTATCTCGCGGTCAAGCGCGATGGATTGTTGTAG
- a CDS encoding AAA family ATPase, with protein MTTAPAESVAPLTGPALIERVEAIRDAVGQAFIGQPEVLEQILIALLAGGHVLIEGVPGLGKTLLVRALAQALELNYARVQFTPDLMPSDVSGHAVYDPKTESFKIRRGPVFTHLLLADEINRAPAKTQSALLEVMQEGQVTIEGKAFPLAPPFLALATQNPVEQEGTYPLPEAQLDRFLLKILIDYPQLEDEKRMVEAVTTGRSAGDFDLSQVPRVLSAADVVAMQLGTAAIAVDPQVIDYAVRIVAATRRWPGIALGAGPRGSIALIRAARAQAVLSGRDFVTPDDIRDIAKPALRHRIALAPELQIEGQRADDALGALLAKVEAPRK; from the coding sequence ATGACCACCGCCCCCGCCGAATCCGTCGCCCCCCTCACCGGCCCCGCCCTGATCGAACGCGTCGAGGCGATCCGCGACGCCGTCGGCCAGGCCTTCATCGGCCAGCCGGAGGTGCTCGAGCAGATCCTGATCGCGCTGCTGGCCGGCGGCCACGTGCTGATCGAAGGCGTGCCCGGGCTGGGCAAGACCCTGCTGGTGCGCGCGCTGGCGCAGGCGCTGGAACTGAACTACGCGCGCGTGCAGTTCACTCCCGACCTGATGCCCAGCGACGTCAGCGGCCATGCCGTATACGACCCCAAGACCGAGAGCTTCAAGATCCGCCGCGGGCCGGTGTTCACCCACCTGCTGCTCGCCGACGAGATCAACCGCGCCCCGGCCAAGACCCAGTCGGCGCTGCTGGAGGTGATGCAGGAAGGCCAGGTCACCATCGAGGGCAAGGCCTTCCCGCTGGCGCCGCCGTTCCTGGCCCTGGCCACGCAGAATCCGGTCGAGCAGGAAGGCACCTATCCGCTGCCGGAAGCGCAGCTGGACCGCTTCCTGCTGAAGATCCTGATCGACTATCCGCAGCTCGAAGACGAGAAGCGGATGGTGGAAGCGGTCACCACCGGGCGCAGCGCCGGCGACTTCGACCTGTCGCAGGTGCCGCGCGTGCTCAGCGCCGCCGACGTGGTGGCGATGCAGCTGGGCACCGCGGCGATCGCGGTGGACCCGCAGGTGATCGACTACGCGGTGCGCATCGTCGCCGCCACCCGCCGCTGGCCGGGCATCGCGCTCGGCGCCGGCCCGCGCGGCAGCATCGCGCTGATCCGCGCCGCGCGCGCGCAGGCGGTGCTGTCCGGCCGCGACTTCGTCACCCCCGACGACATCCGCGACATCGCCAAGCCGGCGCTGCGCCACCGCATCGCCCTGGCCCCGGAACTGCAGATCGAAGGCCAGCGCGCCGACGACGCGCTGGGCGCGCTGCTGGCGAAGGTGGAGGCGCCGCGGAAATGA
- a CDS encoding DUF4350 domain-containing protein, which yields MNSGTRNALIFLLGLLVTSVLAAWFLGRYERAGRELALPPRGEAAYNPLYALRQTLRADGVRAESRQRLDLAAMRLQPHDSVLLFGDPRALGKPDSDALLAWVERGGHLILRTPATDDDKAKLPIFDALDVDLEKGKPDDCLKLAIPGQPEHSEFCNGRRFQIDEDAASNLWGSSEDYAYARLPYGDGNVDLLAEMDFLENGSNGGDRLRDDALDAPPAPPSGGLRDVPHRLLARQILAPNYGHGTVYLIYSAELPSLWRTLFTRGWPAWLPALLMLLAWLWSRTQRFGPLLASPAGDRRSLLEHVRASGEHLFRYGKAALLYTAMRQAFLTRLRRRAPLAAALQGAAQAAAIAERLNLSPAQVEQTLQAPAPKQHAAFRDRIRLLVQMRNQL from the coding sequence ATGAACAGCGGCACCCGCAATGCGCTGATCTTCCTGCTCGGGCTGCTGGTGACCAGCGTGCTGGCGGCCTGGTTCCTGGGCCGCTACGAACGCGCCGGGCGCGAGCTGGCACTGCCGCCGCGCGGCGAGGCGGCGTACAACCCGCTGTACGCATTGCGCCAGACCCTGCGCGCCGACGGCGTGCGCGCCGAATCGCGGCAGCGCCTGGACCTGGCGGCGATGCGCCTGCAGCCGCACGACAGCGTGCTGCTGTTCGGCGACCCGCGCGCGCTGGGCAAGCCCGACAGCGATGCGCTGCTGGCCTGGGTCGAGCGCGGCGGCCACCTGATCCTGCGCACGCCGGCTACCGACGACGACAAGGCCAAGCTGCCGATCTTCGATGCGCTCGATGTCGACCTCGAAAAAGGCAAGCCGGACGACTGCCTGAAGCTGGCCATTCCCGGACAGCCCGAGCACAGCGAGTTCTGCAACGGCCGCCGTTTCCAGATCGACGAGGACGCGGCGAGCAATCTGTGGGGCAGCAGCGAGGACTACGCCTACGCGCGCCTGCCGTACGGCGACGGCAACGTGGACCTGCTGGCGGAAATGGATTTCCTCGAGAACGGCAGCAACGGCGGCGACCGCTTGCGCGACGACGCGCTGGACGCGCCGCCCGCCCCGCCGAGCGGCGGCCTGCGCGACGTACCGCATCGCCTGCTGGCGCGGCAGATCCTGGCGCCCAACTACGGCCACGGCACCGTCTACCTGATCTACTCCGCCGAGCTGCCGTCGCTGTGGCGCACGCTGTTCACCCGCGGCTGGCCGGCCTGGCTGCCGGCGCTGCTGATGCTGCTGGCCTGGTTGTGGTCGCGCACGCAGCGCTTCGGCCCGCTGCTGGCCTCGCCGGCCGGCGACCGCCGCTCGCTGCTGGAACACGTGCGCGCCAGCGGCGAACACCTGTTCCGCTACGGCAAGGCCGCGTTGCTGTACACGGCGATGCGCCAGGCGTTCCTGACCCGGCTGCGGCGCCGTGCGCCGCTGGCCGCGGCGCTGCAGGGCGCTGCGCAGGCCGCGGCCATCGCCGAGCGCCTGAACCTGTCGCCGGCCCAGGTCGAACAGACGCTGCAAGCGCCAGCGCCCAAGCAACACGCCGCCTTCCGCGATCGCATTCGCCTCCTCGTCCAGATGAGAAACCAGTTATGA